One Mya arenaria isolate MELC-2E11 chromosome 7, ASM2691426v1 genomic window carries:
- the LOC128240290 gene encoding uncharacterized protein LOC128240290 isoform X1, whose translation MPAGAMSGGGELQNVKLMLLGDQGVGKSSIALRFVRGEFTENSGATAGAAFLTQAMRVSGQTIKFDIWDTSGQLRYHCLAAMNYRGAQAAVVVYDITNMGAQAAVVNITHKETFTRAVDWIRELKQLANSQNVIVLVGNKADMAAEKRTVPKEKGQSFAEENNLIFTEASAKTGMCVGDVFMTIAQTLASHGIPRKQQDQNVKLGKDSKRKGGCCC comes from the exons ATGCCGGCAGGTGCCATGTCTGGTGGCGGGGAACTACAGAACGTAAAACTCATGTTGCTTGGCGACCAGGGCGTGGGGAAATCCAGCATCGCTCTGAGGTTCGTTCGAGGAGAATTCACAGAAAACTCAGGAGCCACAGCTGGGG cGGCGTTTCTTACACAGGCGATGAGAGTGTCGGGACAGACGATTAAGTTTGACATTTGGGACACCTCGGGACAGTTACGTTACCACTGCCTCGCTGCAATGAATTACAGGGGCGCGCAGGCCGCCGTGGTCGTCTACGATATAACAAATATG GGTGCGCAGGCCGCAGTAGTCAACATAACACATAAG GAAACGTTCACACGGGCGGTGGACTGGATTAGGGAGCTGAAACAGCTGGCGAACTCTCAGAACGTGATTGTCCTCGTCGGTAACAAGGCGGACATGGCCGCCGAGAAACGAACCGTCCCGAAAGAG AAAGGCCAATCGTTCGCTGAGGAGAACAACCTGATATTTACCGAGGCTTCAGCCAAGACCGGCATGTGTGTGGGCGACGTATTCATGACAATAG CACAAACGTTAGCAAGTCACGGCATTCCACGCAAACAGCAAGATCAAAACGTAAAACTCGGAAAGGATTCTAAAAGGAAAGGCGGGTGTTGTTGTTAA
- the LOC128240290 gene encoding uncharacterized protein LOC128240290 isoform X2 encodes MPAGAMSGGGELQNVKLMLLGDQGVGKSSIALRFVRGEFTENSGATAGAAFLTQAMRVSGQTIKFDIWDTSGQLRYHCLAAMNYRGAQAAVVVYDITNMETFTRAVDWIRELKQLANSQNVIVLVGNKADMAAEKRTVPKEKGQSFAEENNLIFTEASAKTGMCVGDVFMTIAQTLASHGIPRKQQDQNVKLGKDSKRKGGCCC; translated from the exons ATGCCGGCAGGTGCCATGTCTGGTGGCGGGGAACTACAGAACGTAAAACTCATGTTGCTTGGCGACCAGGGCGTGGGGAAATCCAGCATCGCTCTGAGGTTCGTTCGAGGAGAATTCACAGAAAACTCAGGAGCCACAGCTGGGG cGGCGTTTCTTACACAGGCGATGAGAGTGTCGGGACAGACGATTAAGTTTGACATTTGGGACACCTCGGGACAGTTACGTTACCACTGCCTCGCTGCAATGAATTACAGGGGCGCGCAGGCCGCCGTGGTCGTCTACGATATAACAAATATG GAAACGTTCACACGGGCGGTGGACTGGATTAGGGAGCTGAAACAGCTGGCGAACTCTCAGAACGTGATTGTCCTCGTCGGTAACAAGGCGGACATGGCCGCCGAGAAACGAACCGTCCCGAAAGAG AAAGGCCAATCGTTCGCTGAGGAGAACAACCTGATATTTACCGAGGCTTCAGCCAAGACCGGCATGTGTGTGGGCGACGTATTCATGACAATAG CACAAACGTTAGCAAGTCACGGCATTCCACGCAAACAGCAAGATCAAAACGTAAAACTCGGAAAGGATTCTAAAAGGAAAGGCGGGTGTTGTTGTTAA
- the LOC128241327 gene encoding ras-related protein Rab-5C-like: MPAGAMSGGGKVQNVKLLLLGGQGVGKSSIALRFVRGEFEENSGATIGAAFLTQAMSVSGQTVKFDIWDTAGQSRYQLFTSMYYRGAQAAVVVYDLTNMKGQSFAEENNLICIEASAKTGMCVGDVFMTIDTFTADEPSLDTSTADEPSSKDTFTTDEPSSDSDDRQTETLAAANFIAVDAVDEGLYFTISPW, encoded by the exons ATGCCGGCAGGTGCCATGTCGGGTGGCGGGAAAGTACAGAACGTAAAACTCTTGCTGCTTGGCGGCCAGGGTGTGGGGAAATCCAGCATCGCTCTGAGGTTCGTTCGAGGAGAATTCGAAGAAAACTCAGGGGCCACAATTGGGG cGGCGTTTCTTACACAGGCGATGAGTGTGTCGGGACAGACGGTTAAGTTTGATATCTGGGACACTGCGGGACAGTCACGTTACCAACTCTTCACTTCAATGTATTACAGGGGCGCGCAGGCCGCCGTGGTCGTTTACGATTTAACAAATATG AAAGGCCAATCGTTCGCTGAGGAGAACAACCTGATATGTATCGAGGCTTCAGCCAAGACCGGCATGTGTGTAGGCGACGTGTTCATGACAATAG ACACCTTCACCGCCGATGAGCCAAGCTTAGACACCTCCACCGCCGATGAGCCAAGCTCAAAGG ACACCTTCACCACCGATGAGCCAAGCTCAGACTCAGATG ACCGCCAGACA GAAACCCTTGCAGCCGCAAACTTCATCGCTGTGGATGCTGTGGATGAAGGGTTATACTTCACTATATCCCCATGGTAA
- the LOC128240288 gene encoding ras-related protein Rab-5B-like isoform X2 produces the protein MDFAVVQTHITGEMSARRASGSAKGSARNIQVGDGKIQNVKLVLLGDMSVGKSSIALRFVRGEYTENALATIGAAFLTQKVNVSGQTIQFDIWDTAGQERYYSLAPMYYRGAQAAVVVYDITNMKTFTRAVKWIKELKQQANSPIVIVLVGNKADMAADKRTVSKEEGQSFAEENNLIFTEASAKTGMCVGDLFMAIAQTLASHGFSREQQDQNVKLGKDSKKKGGGCC, from the exons GTAGTTCAGACACACATTACTGGGGAAATGAGCGCGAGGAGAGCGTCCGGAAGTGCCAAGGGCAGCGCGCGCAACATCCAAGTAGGTGACGGGAAAATACAGAACGTAAAACTCGTGTTGCTTGGCGACATGAGCGTGGGGAAATCAAGCATCGCTCTGAGGTTCGTTCGAGGAGAATATACAGAAAACGCATTAGCAACAATTGGGG cGGCGTTTCTTACACAGAAGGTGAACGTGTCGGGACAGACGATTCAGTTTGATATCTGGGACACTGCGGGACAGGAGCGTTACTACAGCCTCGCTCCAATGTATTACAGGGGCGCGCAGGCCGCCGTGGTCGTCTACGACATAACAAATATG AAAACGTTCACGCGGGCGGTGAAGTGGATTAAGGAGCTGAAACAGCAGGCGAACTCTCCGATCGTGATTGTCCTCGTCGGAAACAAGGCGGACATGGCAGCCGATAAACGAACCGTCTCGAAAGAA GAAGGTCAATCGTTCGCTGAGGAGAACAACCTGATATTTACCGAAGCTTCAGCCAAGACCGGCATGTGTGTGGGCGACCTGTTCATGGCAATAG CACAAACGTTAGCAAGTCACGGCTTTTCACGCGAACAGCAAGATCAAAACGTAAAACTCGGAAAGGACTCTAAAAAGAAAGGCGGGGGTTGTTGTTAA
- the LOC128240288 gene encoding ras-related protein Rab-5B-like isoform X1, giving the protein MDFAVVQTHITGEMSARRASGSAKGSARNIQVGDGKIQNVKLVLLGDMSVGKSSIALRFVRGEYTENALATIGAAFLTQKVNVSGQTIQFDIWDTAGQERYYSLAPMYYRGAQAAVVVYDITNMKTFTRAVKWIKELKQQANSPIVIVLVGNKADMAADKRTVSKEEGQSFAEENNLIFTEASAKTGMCVGDLFMAIAQTLASHGFSREQQDQNVKLGKDSKKKGGGCC; this is encoded by the exons ATGGATTTTGCT GTAGTTCAGACACACATTACTGGGGAAATGAGCGCGAGGAGAGCGTCCGGAAGTGCCAAGGGCAGCGCGCGCAACATCCAAGTAGGTGACGGGAAAATACAGAACGTAAAACTCGTGTTGCTTGGCGACATGAGCGTGGGGAAATCAAGCATCGCTCTGAGGTTCGTTCGAGGAGAATATACAGAAAACGCATTAGCAACAATTGGGG cGGCGTTTCTTACACAGAAGGTGAACGTGTCGGGACAGACGATTCAGTTTGATATCTGGGACACTGCGGGACAGGAGCGTTACTACAGCCTCGCTCCAATGTATTACAGGGGCGCGCAGGCCGCCGTGGTCGTCTACGACATAACAAATATG AAAACGTTCACGCGGGCGGTGAAGTGGATTAAGGAGCTGAAACAGCAGGCGAACTCTCCGATCGTGATTGTCCTCGTCGGAAACAAGGCGGACATGGCAGCCGATAAACGAACCGTCTCGAAAGAA GAAGGTCAATCGTTCGCTGAGGAGAACAACCTGATATTTACCGAAGCTTCAGCCAAGACCGGCATGTGTGTGGGCGACCTGTTCATGGCAATAG CACAAACGTTAGCAAGTCACGGCTTTTCACGCGAACAGCAAGATCAAAACGTAAAACTCGGAAAGGACTCTAAAAAGAAAGGCGGGGGTTGTTGTTAA